GCCTTGAAGTACCTTTATTAAATTGGTTTCTGACACCGGGAAGGGAAGTTCATCTACACAGTAAAGAATGATCCGAGCGGTAACAGATTCATAGGAAACTATTAAATCATCGATAATTTCAACTTTAGATGGAATAATTGAGTTACTATCTTTATCAGGAAGATCATCCATTGATTCATAATACTCAAAAGTATTTCCACAGTCACATGTACCTAGTTCAACAGGTTTGTCAGGAGAATGTACCTCATAATAAAGATTGCAACGCTTACAGACAATAAATGGAAATTGGATCACCTCTTTTATGGTAGATAGAATAATATTATTAATAATATTATAATTAATATTACTTGTGGTGTAAAAAAATGGAAATTAGGGATATTATGAAAATAGATGAGGGGACCAAGGTAGAATTCAAGGAAGAAATGAATGATTCTGCCTATAAAACACTGGCTGCATTTGTGAACACTGAGGGAGGTCATCTCTTCCTGGGAATATCAGATGATAAAAAAATACGAGGAGTTAACTGCTCAGAACCGTTTTTCAGGGATCTTACTGATAAAATTGTAAATAATATTGGTGTGCATCCTCGAATAAATTGTTTGGATTATAATGGGAGGAAAGTTTTGGCCATAGAAGTTAAAAAAGGAAATCTAAGCTCTTATCGGGGTAAATATTATCAAAGAGTGGGAAGTACCACCCGTCTTATGCATGAGGAAGACTTGAAGAATTTATTTCTACTGAAAACTAACTGGGATTCAATGACTGGTGATTATGACCTGGATAAGATTGATGTAGAAACCGTTAATAAATTCTTTTCCATGGCAAGAAAAAGTGGTAGGCTAAAATCAGCCGAATGTTCGGATGATATTTCACTGACACTGGAGAAACTTAACTTAATCATAGATGGGAAATTAACCAACGCAGGGTATATTTTATTTAGTGAGGGTCCTCAGCAATTCTTTACCAATACAGTGGTAAGGGTGGGGAGATTCAAAGATGAAATAACAATCATTGGAGATCGTTTGATTGAAGGCAACCTTTTTAATCAAGTGGCTGAGGCTGAAGAGGCCATAAAAAATTTCATCAATGTTCGGTACGAGATAACTGGTGAAGAATTGATGCGTAATGATGTATGGGATTATCCTCTCCCTGCGATTCGAGAAATTTTACTTAACGCCATAGTACATCGCAATTATCATCTGCATAATATGCAGACTCAGATTCGTGTCTATGATGATCGTATATGGTTTCATAATGCAGGGGGACTTCCGGAAGGAATGAACATGGATCTTTTGAAAAGTTCCCATCGGTCTGTGGCTCGAAATCCCCTTATATCCAAGATATTCTACTTGGCTGGTTTAATTGAAGAATATGGGACCGGGATTAAACGTATTATTGATTCAATGAAAGAAGCAAATCTGGTTGAACCAGTTTTCAAAGAGGAAATGGGAGGATTCTCGGTTTATATTCGGAAAAATTTATATGATGAGAGTTATTTCCAGGAACAAGGTCTAAATAAAAGGCAAATTAGGATAATGATGTATGTGATGGATAAAGGCAGTATTAAAATTGAAGATTGCCATAAAATATCACCTGCTGTTGGTGAAAGGACACATCAAAGGGATTTGAACATTCTAATTGAAAGACAATTATTGATTAAAAGAGGGGGATCAAAAAATATCCTTTATGAAAGATCAATATGAACCGTATTATTCCCGACATTTTCCCGACATTTTCCCGACATTTTGTCGGGAAATTTTTAACCAATCACATAATAGATGATCAGATCAGGATAAGAATTGATACATAAGCTAATAAAATTACTTGTAACATCGATAGTGGGGTGTATATATGGGCATTATGGGAACCTGGCATATTTATGAAATGGAGTTGTGGGATGAGGATTATTTTAACACGGAAGTTCAGGCTTATATTGAGATAAACTCAAGCAACCGTGGATATTTTCATTTTGGTTTAGTATCGGGCCGTATTGATGGGGAAGTTATGTTTTATGCAGGTGGGGAGAGGTTCGAGTTTACCTGGGATGGAAATGATGAAATGTAACCCAGCTTCAGGTAGTGGTTGGGTTCGAATGAAAGAGGAAGATTTTTTGGAGGGAGAATTCAGAATTCATCTAGGGGATGATTCTACATTTTTAGCAAAAAGGGCAAAGTGATTCAAGTTTAAATCCGATTCAAAGGAAATCTAAAAATTTTTTATATGAAATATTTCCATACTACCTAGTAAACTTAAAAACTGGTACCTCGAAAAACATTAATAAAATATAAGTGCATTATAGTAACTGTTATTTCCTGCCATAGACACTATTACTCTGTGGACTAACATTATATGTTAAAAGACCATAAAGTTTAGTATGGATGCAGAAACCAAAAAGCTCAGGAAAGAATTAGGTCTAAAACATCGGATTAGACAAGATGATCTTATCCCTGAAGCCAGGGGTAAAACCGCTGCTGAGATTATACGAATCCAAAGGGAAAAGATGGATAAATCTTAAACCATATCAGCTGGATGTATTGTTTTTATTAAATCATTTAGTTTACTACTTTTCAGGATTTGTTCATCAATGGTTATGAATGCATTGCAATCATCGCCTAGGGCTTCTCTCAATAGTTTCGAATCGGGTATTCCTAATCTAGAATCTGCTTTTTTTATCTTTTCTATGCAGGATAGATAATAGGGTAACTTCAAAGTCACAAATCCTAAATTTAAATGATCAATTACACTATTTATATTTTGAAAAGCGCCAGTTCTTTTGATGTTATCATTTATATTTTCAAAAAGAGATAGGTAAAGCTCCCCCAGGACTAAAAGACTTATATTTCCCTGGTATATTTTGGGAACTCGTTTAAGATATCTTAAGCATTCCTTTTCATAATGATCTTCAAGAGCTACACTAGCAAAAATAGACGTATCAATGAAATGGGTGGCTTTCACTCTCATGAATTTCCTTCTTTCATCACTTAATCTTCGACTTATCCTTATAATATTACTTTTCTATATAAATATCATAATATATATTTGTCCCTAAATTTTTCAGATCAATAATTCCATAACATATTCTTAATCAAAAAATATGAATACAGTTAAAGTAGATTTATATTATTCTTTAGGGGAATTGGTAAAATTAAAGGGGATAATCAAGTTCATAGATCAATCTTAAAAGATATCCCAGAATAAAACCTTCCAAAAACTGGAAAAAGGGGAAGATTTTGAATTTTTATTTGAACTCCGTAAGCTTGCTTGGAAGATTCAAAAATTTACTTAAGATCAGTGAAGTTGGAAAAAAACGTCAAAAGCGGCGAAAGGTTAAAAATTCCCTTAATTAAGATATATTCATATTATAAATAAAAAGGTGCATTAAAATGAATAAACCCTCTTTAGAAGAATTAAAAAACGTATTTGGTAGTAAAAGTTATAGTAGGGGTTTTAATTATTATAAAAATGGCCATGTGTGTTTAGGTGTCAAAAAAGATGATAAATTATGGGGTAAAGTTTATGGTACCGGATCTGCTCCTTACAAAGTCAAGGTAGATGTTAGTGATAAAATATATTCAAGATGTAGCTGTCCTGTGGGGTCTATGTGTAAACACGGTGTTGCGCTCCTTTTAAAGTGGATTAATTGTAAAGAAGATTTTCTAGATATTGACTTATTTAAAAGCAATTTAAGAGATAAAAGGAAAGATGAACTTTTAGATATGATATTATCAGTTGTAGTTGATGATCCATTTAAAATTACATTGTTTACATCTTCAAAAATTAAAACTGAGAAGGTAGTAGATTTAGATGCAATAAAAAAACGTGTCAACTATACTAACTTAGATTACTATGACCACAATCCAGCTTATAAGGTAGTTAATGAACTTGAACCGGTAAAAAATTTAGCCCAAAACTTAAAACCAGAGGATGCAGTTTACGTCTATATTATTTTAATAAATAAGTGTTTAGAGCTTTACCTGGAAATACAAGATGCATATGATTTGGAAGATCTTATTGAAGAATGTGTAGAAGATTGTTGTAATTCTTTAAAGCTTTTTGATGGTGAAAAACCGATATATCTAAAAGAGATAATTGATTTGGTGCTTTTAGAAGATTACGGTTTTGATGTTGAAAATATGCTATTTGCCATGGCCACAAAAAACAACATCCAGATCATAGTTGAAGAGTTACAGGCAGAAATAAAACAATTAGAGGGTGCAAAATCATCTAATCAATATAATCGTGGAAAATTAATCAACCTCATTTATCACCTCTATTGTTATTTAGGTCTTAATGAGGAAGCAGTAATTGCAATCTCCAAGATGGAACTTGAAAATAAGGATGATTATCTAAGGCTGGGGAAAGCATTAGTATCCGCAAAGCGATATGAAGAGGCAGCAAAGTATATTCAAGAGGGCGTGATGCTGGAAGATGTAGACTTTAGATTGGATGTACTATTTTTTAACACTTTAAATCAACTAGATGTGGATAAATGGAATGATATAAATCTAGATTTACTTAAAACAGTAGCTGTAAGATTGTTAAATACAGTGAATGGTTCAGATAAAACTTATACCTCTATAAAGGAGGTGTTTAAAAAGGTGAATAAATATGATGAACTCATCAATATCATAAAAACAGATTGCTCGGATGATAACAAAGTCTCAATTCTATTATATGATGGATATCTTGACGATGCAATAAAATATGCAATATCTTCAACCAGTATAAGTTCTGATACTTTAATTAAAACCGCCAGATCTGCAAAAGATAATCAAAAAATTGAAGATGCCATATATTTAACCATAAAAGCCATGAAAAATCCCTGGATAGATGTGGATGATGCGTTAATTGAACTTATAGAATTAACTGTTGAATTAACAAGTGAAGAAAAGCTAAAAGATATGATCGATCACGTAGAAAAGGTGGATGTAGCTAAAATACTAGCCCTGAAACTTTTAAATCGAGATGAGGAATACGCCTATGAGTTACTTTTAAAAATATTAAATCATCTCCAAAAAGCAGAAATAAAAAGCTATGCAAAAAAATTAAGCAAGGAACATACCATCAATCTTTCTCAAAAATGGATACAACAAAGAGTTAACCGTTCACATATCCACTATAATGATGCCATTGTAATGTTAAAGATGCTGGAACAGTTGATGGGTGAAAATGAGTTTAGAATTTACTATTATAATTTTTCCCGGAAAAATCAGGGAAAAAAGAAATTAATAGATAAAATAGGGTTTTTAGAGCCAGAAATTGTATAAATAGCTAGGAAACAACCCCACTAGAGATGAAAATTTTAAATTTTTCGTTAGTAAAACCGATCTGCGGCGTAAACGTAGCATAATAAGATCTAGAAACAGCAATGTCATGATAATCATTAACAATAAGTAATTGGATAGATTCCAGATTATCATCGGCTCTTTCAAGTAAAAATTCGATTTTACCCTTCAAACTTTGACACCCTCCTTCTGAATATAGTAATGAAGGGGCCATTCTGTATCTTTAAGATCCTCTTGAGATATTGGATAAAAAGAGATAAGTTCTCCATATTTTAGTGCTAAGTGATAGGTCTCTTCATGTAATCGGTCCAATTCCTGAAACTTATCTACGCTGCCTTTGAGGACTATGGCAATGTCGATATCAGAATCCGCCTTTGCTTCATCCCGGGCAAATGAACCATAAAGGATTATTTCCATCAGCCTATCCCCATAAAGTTCCTTTAAAACCTTTTTAAGGTCAGAGGTAAGTGCTTTAATCTCTCCTTTTGAACGACTATTAACCATAAATAATCACACCCCAAACTCTATATAATCCTTTTGTTACTGATTATAAATTAAATTAACTGAATAATTTCTATTCTATACTCTTAATATACTAACTATTCTAGCGAATTAAAAAAAATTAAGTTTAATGTGTATTTTTATAAGCAATTAACTCAGGAGAAACTTAAAGAATTGGGCCTGAATGAAAGACAAATTAGGGTTATGGATTATTTAAAATCTCACAATATCATATCAACATCAGAATATTCAAAAATTATTTCTGATGTTACAAAAATGACTACGTAGAGACTTAACTGATTAATAGATAAAAAACTAATTAAAGCCGTTGGAAACAAAAAAGGGAGATATTATGAATTATTATAATAAATTTAACGAACATATGGAACATTTAATGAACATATGGAACATTCAACCAATTCTCCCAATAACCTAAACCGATATTTTCTTAATATTAACACCTCTTAACCACATTCGACAACTAAAACGACTACCCAGATGACTACCTTAAAATATAATAGGTGGACCGGCTTCCACCCTTCTTCTCTATAATACCCTTATCCATTAAGCTCCGTAAATATTTATAAGCTCCCTGGCGAGAGATATTTAAGAGTTTCTGGACTTCTGAATTGGTGATGCTTCCGTTTAAGTGTAGGTATTCTAAGATTTTCAACATTTTTTCGGTTAATTTTATTTTCGTTGGTGCACCTGGGGGAAACAGCATTATCCTATCCTTAATTTCAGATAAAGAAGTTAAAAATCCTTCCAGGAAATATAAGAGCCAATCAGTTAGATCCTGAGTCTTTTGATCAACTGAGTTCAGGGCATGGTAGTATGCCTGTCGGTCACTATGGTAGTATTCATCCAGGGTAAAATCAACATCAAATCCCCTCAGGTACAGGTAAATCGCTGCAAGTGCCCTGCCTGTTCTCCCATTACCACCAGCAAAGGGATGTATCCTTACAAACTCATAATGAATTATACCTGCAGAAACAACTGCATTTAATTCACCAGATGAGTTATTGATCCATTCCAGGAGGTCCTCCATTTGGCCCGGCACCAGATTAGCATTGGGGGGAGTAAAAACAATATCACCTTCCCGGTTTACAACATAAACCGGTTCACTCCGGTACTGGCCTTCAAGATAAGTATATTCCAGGGTGTAATGAGTTATATTCTCATGAAGCTTTAAAACGTTCTTCTCTGTAATTTTCCCGTCTTCAATATATTTATCCATATTTTTAAGCACATTTAGATAGTTTAAAACTTCCTGCATAGCCCTCTTCTGTCCCTGTATTCCAATTCCCTTAGCCAGTTTATCCACCTGATCTAAGGATAAGGGATTGCCTTCAATTGCAGTGGAGTGATGTGCTGATTTAAGAAGCGCATCTTTTTTAAGTGATACTTCCATTTCCAATACAACCGGTGCGTTGACAATAAAATCCCTTATGGAATTAATTTCGAGCAGTTTATTTACTAATTCGTGGTTATATGTGAAACAGGGATTGAACATATTTTTTAAATCCTTGGAAATCTTTTGTTTAATATAAACTCTTTTATTTTATCTACAAAATCGATCTATATATTCGACTACTTTCATGACTACTATTTTGTATTTTATATAATAAATATTTGACTCCTTTATGACTACCGATTATATTTTTTAGAGGAGTTTTAGAATGGTAATAAAAATGCATAAGGTTTGTAAAAATATATCATTAAAAAGATCTGTAATTTTCATAAACCAAACATTTGAGTGCTTATTTGATGAAAATATAGGTAAATTTCAGTTCATAAATTAATGAAAAACGAAGTATATAATCATGGTTTATCTATATGAAAAATCAAACCTTGGTTAACATTAACCCTTTTAAAGTTTGGTAGTGGGTTTTTGAGAAAGTCCCCCTGCTAAAGGGTTTAAAGTCCACAGACAACTAACATTATATGTTAAAAAGATCATAATATTTAATATGGATGCTGAAACTAAAAAGCTCAGGGAAGAGTTAGGAATTACTCATGTCCTTAATAAAGAAGCTTTAAGGCCCGAAGCTAGAGGGAAAACAGGTGCGGAGATTATAAGAGATCTTCGTAATAATTTGAAACGTTTTTAGATCATATCATCTGGATGGGCTATTTCAATGAGCTCATTAAGGTTTTTACTTTTTAATATCTTCTGATCAATGGTAATGAATGCAGCACTATCACTCCCCAGAGCTTCAGCTAATAATTTAGTATCAGTTATATCCAATCTAGAATCAATTTTTCTTATTTCACTAATACAACACTGGTAATGTAATACTTCCAGAGTTACATATTGGAAATCTAATTGTTGGATAATATTGTTTATCATCTGAAAAGTACTTGTCAATTCCAGATTGTCGGTTATATTATTTAATAGGGATAAATAGAGCTCTCCCAGTACAAGAATGCTAATATTGCCCTTGTATATTTTTGGAACTCTTTTTATATATCTTAAACATTCTTTTTCATAGGTGTCATTGAATACAAGGCTTGCCAGAATTGAGGTGTCTATGAAATGGGTGGCTTTCACTCTCATGGAATTTCCTATTCTTCTTGATCTAAACTAAATTTACATTATTACTTTTCTATAGAATGATCATATATAATTTTCTTAAACTCAACTGTTACATATTCAAGTTATAATTAACCATCTAATCAAAAAAATATGAATACCAGTAAAAGGCAGAATAAATATTATTCTTTTAAGGGGAGCAGGAGTAACATTAGGGGGTAGAGCCAAGTTTTTAAATCAATCTAGAAGAGATAATCACAGAAACCTTCCGGAAACTGGAGAATAATGAAGATTTTCACTACATTTATTTCTTTATTATTATAAATCAAAGGCCCCTACAATCATATTTGAGTAGATACCAAACTATATCATAAACAACATAAAAAGGACGTAAATACATGAGCTTTATTGGAACCTGGCATATTTATGAAATGGAATTGTGGGATGAGGATTATTTTAACATGGAAGTTCAGGCATATATTGAGATAAACTCTAGGAACCGTGGATATTTTCAGTTTGGATTAGTATCGGGGAAGATTGATGGGAATGTTGTGTTCTGTGCTGGTGAAGAAAGGTTCGAGTTTACCTGGGATGGAAATGATGAATGTGACCCAGCTTCAGGTAGTGGTTGGGTTAGAATGAAAGAGGAAGATTTTCTGGAGGGTGAATTCAGAATTCATCTAGGGGATGATTCTACCTTTTTAGCAAAAAGGGTAAAGTGATAAATAATTCAAGTAAAAATCAGATTCAATGAAAATCTGAAATTTTAAAATGAATGTAAAAACATTTGGCAGTGGAAGGCTATGACTATTTGAAGACTAACAAATTCATTACCTCAGTTAAATATGGAGAACTCTTTAATTGTACTGATAGAACTGCGCGTATTGATCTTAGAGGAATGTGTAAACTAGGAATAGTTGAAAAAAGGAAAGTAGGGGATATCAAATACAATACATTCTTAGTAATACTTTCCGGAAATTTCCGGCAATTATGGTTAAATGATCATTGTTATTTCATATAACAAAACAGGGAATTATGATAATGGGGAAACCAATCAATGAATAAAGCCCTTCAGTCAATTTTGTAGGAAATAGTGGAAGAAACCTTCCAGAAGTTAGGTGATAATGAAGATTTTCATTCGGATCTCATTTTAGAACTTCAACAATTTGAAGATATTCTGCAAAATGAAAATTTACTTGTTTCTATATTAAAAGGGGTGAATCTCCATGAGGATACAGGAACTGGATATCTGTAACTTCAGGGGTGATAAAAGAGTTGAAGTTAAAAGAAAAAGGGTAAAAACTTCCTAATTTCTGGTCCCAATTATACATGAAAAACCAGGAAAATTAGTTCATACATGGTCTAATCTTCATCAAAAAACTGGTCAATATCCTTTATTTTAACACGATCTTGTTTCATTATCCTCTGGATTTTTTTAACATATTCCGGACGGATATTGCCCTGATCATCACTCTTTTCAGGAGAGATAGTGGCCTTTTTTAATAGATCCTGTTTTTTATCCATATTTTTCATTACTTCCATATTTGTAACTCCTTGAATATTAAAATTACTTAAAAAAAGGTATTATAATAATTATTATATAAAAGTTATGATTTAATATTTTAATTAGTAAAAGGGAGAATGAAATGGTTATGATTTTAATCTAAAGCTTCTGTTAATAGTTTGAATTGGTTATCCCTAATTTTCTTAACTGATCAAAGGGTCAGGATTTAATAAGTTATCTGCCAGGCCGGGTGGTGGACTGACGTGGTTAAAGTTATAGATGTTTGTCTATAATTATCATTGTTTAAATTTAAATGGCTAACGTGCTAGACTAAGCTCCACACAGCATGATTCCAGTTCCAGGGCAGCTCTACCCAATAAATCCATATTATTTTCTTTTCTGCCATTCAATATGTACTCGGGTACGGTCTTAGGTAATAGAACTTTATAATTAGTAGGAGTTTCCAGTACCCGGAAATCCGGGCAGATGAATGCCACCAGACCAGTTATCCATGATCCATTGGTGGATATACCTTTTTCACCCAGAAAGTTAACTAGATCCCTGGTGTTTTTTCGAACCTGGATTCCGAGATTATAGTTAATCACCATGGGAGAATCATTTTTATAGTATAACCATTGGTCACCCTTTATGCGGTACTTTCCGGAGTAGTTTTTGGTTTCAATGACGTAGATGCCAGTGGGTCCGATTACAATATGATCGATGTTTCCACCCTTACCTGGTAACATCACATCGTTGTAGACAAAGTAATCCTTGGGTAAGGTATTTAAATAATCAGCCACCATTTTTTCCCCTTCCAGTCCCTTTTCCCAGCTGTAACCATCTTTTTTGCTCTGAGTGGTTAGGGAGTTACCGTAGACACCCAGGAATACACCGGCCAGTGTTAACATGACATAGAAAATGTTCAATGTTAGGAAGATGGCAAAGAGTGATATTAGAAAAAGTATAACCCCGGCATAGGTTAGTAGTTCTCCATTTTGATAGCTTTTTTGATACTGAGATGCTTTCTTCTCAGTGAAGGTTGTTCCGTTGGATATGGTTTCCCGCACATGCGGGTTACCCACATTTTCGGGTTCCTTATGTTCACTGTGTGCTTCTTCAAGATCAATATATGCATCATCTGCCTCTTCTAAAGCTTCATAAAGAGATTCTGGGTCAGTGTATGAGTCTTCTAAATTTTCAAAGAAAACCAGTTTTTCACCACATTCGCAGTGGGTTAATTCTTGGAGTTCTTCTTCAGTTTCCACTTCGTAGTACACATCGCATTTATAGCAGACTAGGTATGACATTTTAACCCCACTTTATTACTGTTGGAAGGCAATAATCCCAAATTAAATGAATATTTTTATTAAGGAG
This DNA window, taken from Methanobacterium subterraneum, encodes the following:
- a CDS encoding ATP-binding protein; translation: MKIDEGTKVEFKEEMNDSAYKTLAAFVNTEGGHLFLGISDDKKIRGVNCSEPFFRDLTDKIVNNIGVHPRINCLDYNGRKVLAIEVKKGNLSSYRGKYYQRVGSTTRLMHEEDLKNLFLLKTNWDSMTGDYDLDKIDVETVNKFFSMARKSGRLKSAECSDDISLTLEKLNLIIDGKLTNAGYILFSEGPQQFFTNTVVRVGRFKDEITIIGDRLIEGNLFNQVAEAEEAIKNFINVRYEITGEELMRNDVWDYPLPAIREILLNAIVHRNYHLHNMQTQIRVYDDRIWFHNAGGLPEGMNMDLLKSSHRSVARNPLISKIFYLAGLIEEYGTGIKRIIDSMKEANLVEPVFKEEMGGFSVYIRKNLYDESYFQEQGLNKRQIRIMMYVMDKGSIKIEDCHKISPAVGERTHQRDLNILIERQLLIKRGGSKNILYERSI
- a CDS encoding nucleotidyltransferase domain-containing protein, with product MVNSRSKGEIKALTSDLKKVLKELYGDRLMEIILYGSFARDEAKADSDIDIAIVLKGSVDKFQELDRLHEETYHLALKYGELISFYPISQEDLKDTEWPLHYYIQKEGVKV
- a CDS encoding SWIM zinc finger family protein gives rise to the protein MNKPSLEELKNVFGSKSYSRGFNYYKNGHVCLGVKKDDKLWGKVYGTGSAPYKVKVDVSDKIYSRCSCPVGSMCKHGVALLLKWINCKEDFLDIDLFKSNLRDKRKDELLDMILSVVVDDPFKITLFTSSKIKTEKVVDLDAIKKRVNYTNLDYYDHNPAYKVVNELEPVKNLAQNLKPEDAVYVYIILINKCLELYLEIQDAYDLEDLIEECVEDCCNSLKLFDGEKPIYLKEIIDLVLLEDYGFDVENMLFAMATKNNIQIIVEELQAEIKQLEGAKSSNQYNRGKLINLIYHLYCYLGLNEEAVIAISKMELENKDDYLRLGKALVSAKRYEEAAKYIQEGVMLEDVDFRLDVLFFNTLNQLDVDKWNDINLDLLKTVAVRLLNTVNGSDKTYTSIKEVFKKVNKYDELINIIKTDCSDDNKVSILLYDGYLDDAIKYAISSTSISSDTLIKTARSAKDNQKIEDAIYLTIKAMKNPWIDVDDALIELIELTVELTSEEKLKDMIDHVEKVDVAKILALKLLNRDEEYAYELLLKILNHLQKAEIKSYAKKLSKEHTINLSQKWIQQRVNRSHIHYNDAIVMLKMLEQLMGENEFRIYYYNFSRKNQGKKKLIDKIGFLEPEIV
- a CDS encoding nuclease-related domain-containing protein — protein: MSYLVCYKCDVYYEVETEEELQELTHCECGEKLVFFENLEDSYTDPESLYEALEEADDAYIDLEEAHSEHKEPENVGNPHVRETISNGTTFTEKKASQYQKSYQNGELLTYAGVILFLISLFAIFLTLNIFYVMLTLAGVFLGVYGNSLTTQSKKDGYSWEKGLEGEKMVADYLNTLPKDYFVYNDVMLPGKGGNIDHIVIGPTGIYVIETKNYSGKYRIKGDQWLYYKNDSPMVINYNLGIQVRKNTRDLVNFLGEKGISTNGSWITGLVAFICPDFRVLETPTNYKVLLPKTVPEYILNGRKENNMDLLGRAALELESCCVELSLAR
- a CDS encoding Fic family protein, with protein sequence MEVSLKKDALLKSAHHSTAIEGNPLSLDQVDKLAKGIGIQGQKRAMQEVLNYLNVLKNMDKYIEDGKITEKNVLKLHENITHYTLEYTYLEGQYRSEPVYVVNREGDIVFTPPNANLVPGQMEDLLEWINNSSGELNAVVSAGIIHYEFVRIHPFAGGNGRTGRALAAIYLYLRGFDVDFTLDEYYHSDRQAYYHALNSVDQKTQDLTDWLLYFLEGFLTSLSEIKDRIMLFPPGAPTKIKLTEKMLKILEYLHLNGSITNSEVQKLLNISRQGAYKYLRSLMDKGIIEKKGGSRSTYYILR